The segment GGGCGATGGTTATGTGGAGTCGTCCCTCAGCGGCTTGCGAGCCAAGAACGCACTCGCGCTTAACGACAGAGATAAGAACAACTATCTCGACAAGGATGAATTTCCGCCGAACCTGGCGGAGCGGCTCACTTTTGAGATGGTCGACTCGGATGAAGATGACCAGGTCACCCTCGAGGAGCTACAGGCCGCGCTGACTAACATCGACCTGGTGAAGGCCTGCCAGATCCGGGTGCAACGGACGGCGGTGATCGATCCGCTGTTTGCGGCGCTGGACGAAAACGGAGATGGTCGATTGGCGATTCGGGAATTGCGGATCGCGAGCGAGAAACTGCGGCAGCTCGACGCCAATGGAGACCAGGAGGTCGATCTGGAGGAATTCCCCGCGTTTGGTGGTCTGGTCGTCTATCGGGGGGGAGATCGGGACGGTTCGACGATGCCGGCTCGCGTCGTTCCGACGCCGATCGAGGGGCGGCCCGATTGGCATCAGGGGATGGACTTCAACGGGGATGGGGACGTCAGTTGGACCGAGTTTTTAGGGAGCCGGAGCCAATTTGACGAGCTCGATCGGGACGGCGACGGGCTGTTGTCGGTGGTTGAAGTGGCGACCAAGTCGATCTAAACTTTCCTTCCTTCGGAAGACGCCCCCCGTGGGCCGTTTGCACACGGATTCTTCATAAAATATTCTTCGAGGATTTACGAGTTCTTTTCGTATTCTCCAAGCATTAGTGATTGCCGCATATTGGGTTTCGCCAAAGTTGCGGAAGAACGTTTTTAACGCTTGTTCACAGCTTCTTAATTTAATCTTAATAATCGTGCGTCATGATAGCGGGACGCTTTTTCGCGTCCGCCGCAGCCGGTAGGGGCCGGGGGGAATTAAAACTGTGACATTTTTCAGAGGGATGCACCCACTATGAACCGCTGCCGGAACATCTTTATGGTCGCCGCCTTGGCGGTAGCCGCTCCGCTTGCCGCCTCGGCGCAAGTCCAAGTTGACTCCGCTTTGCCGTCCTACAAACCAGTTCAAGGCGTCAACGGAAACATCAGCAGCATGGGTTCCGACACCATGAACAACCTGATGACCTTGTGGGCCGAAGGTTTCCAGAAGTTCTATCCGGGCGTCACCATCGAAATCGAAGGCAAGGGTTCGTCGACCGCTCCGGCCGCGCTGACCAAGGGGACCGCCACCTTCGGTCCGATGAGCCGCCCGATGAAGGAATCGGAAATCGACGCTTTTGAAAAGGCCTACGGTTACAAGCCGACCCAGCTCGGCACCTCGATCGATATGCTGGCCGTCTTCGTTCACAAAGACAACCCGGTGAAGGGGCTGTCGTTGGAACAACTCGACTCGATCTTCAGCAGCACCCGCAAAGGGGGCGCGAAAGATGACGTCACCACTTGGGGTCAGCTCGGTCTGGAAGGGGCTTGGGCCAGCCGCGCGATCAGCCTGTACGGTCGTAACTCGGCTTCGGGCACCTACGGTTACTTCAAGGAAAAGGCGCTGTTCGATGGCGACTACAAGTCGTCGGTGAAGGAACAGCCGGGCAGCTCGGCCGTGATCCAAGGGGTCGCCAACGACGTCGCCGCCATCGGCTACAGCGGCATCGGCTACAAGACCGCCGCCGTTCGCGTCGTCCCGCTCTCCAAGACCGGCGACAAATTCGTCGAACCGTCGCTGGAAACGGTTAGCAGCTACCCGCTGTCGCGTTTCCTCTACCTGAGCGTCAATCGCAAGCCGAACGAACAGCTTGATCCGCTTCGCTTGGAGTTCATCAAGTACGTCTTCAGCAAGGAAGGCCAGGAAGCGGTCGTGAAAGACGGCTACTTGCCGCTGACCGCCAAGCAGGCCCAGCGTCAGCTCGACATGATTCTGAAGAACTAGTCGCGGACGCTTATTGATATTCGCCGCGTCGCCTCTTCGGTTCGAAGGGGCGGCGCGTTTTTCTGTTTCCAGCGTCTCGGTTTGAACGAGACTCCCGCCGGACTAGCCCAGCCCCATGTCGCAAGACGAAAAGAGTTTCTCCGGCCGCCGACGTCGCATGAAGACGCGCTGGACGGTCGCCGCCGCCGACGTTCTGTCGGAGTTTGTGATTACGGTTGGCGGTATCGGCACGATCGTCGCCGTCATGGCGGTCTTCGTCGTTCTGGTCGCTCGCGTCGCGCCGCTCGGATTGCCGGCTTCGATCACTGGCGAAGTTTCGCGCGAGACCCACTGGGGTTCAGCCAAGCCGGTTCATCTGGCGGTTGATGAATACCGCACGATCGGCTGGGTCTTGTTTGACGACGGTCGGCTCGAATCGTTTCGGGTCGACAACGGCGAAAAGCTGGGCGAAACCCGGCTTTTCCAAGACAAAAAACTCTCCGCCATTTCGACCTCGGTCGGTCGCGGCGGTCTGCTGCTTGGCTTTCTGGACGGCACGATTCAGTTCGCCGACGTCCACTTCAAGACGTCGTTTATCGACGCGGTCAACGCGCCCGAAGAATTTCATGGCATGAAGCCGGGCGAACTGGCGACCTACAAGCCGAGCGACGACGAAACCGGCGTCATCGAACTGACTTCGCAAGGTCAGTACCGCTTGCAGGTACTTGAGTCGAGCGCGATGGAGCCGCTGAAGGTTTCCGACAAGGCGATCCTGATGCTTGACCATGTGCCGGAAGCGGCCAGCGGCGGCAACTCGGTCAGCGTCTCAAAGGACGATCGCAAGTACGTCAGCTATTCCGCCGACGGGAAGCTGCGTTACGGCCTGGTGCTGGAAGAGGAGGACTTCCTCTCTGGCGACATCACGCTGAAGAACGACATGATCGAGCTGGACATCGCCGAGATTCAAGGGGAGCGTCCGCAGTTCCTGTTGCAAACAGCGCGCGGCAACGACATTCTGCTCGCGTGGAAATCGGGGCAAATGGTTCGCTTCGTTCGTGAAAACGGAGAGAACGGCTTTCGTCTAGCGCCGGCCGAAAAGATCGACCTCCTCCCCGATACCGACGCCGAGTTGACCGTGTGCGACTTCATTCTCGGTCGCGAGACGGTCTTTGTTGGCGATAGCGACGGTGGAGCGAGCGGTTGGTTCCTGGTTCGCGCCGCCGAAACCGACGATCCCGAAATTCAAGCCCGTAAGACGAGCGACGGATTCACGTTGGCTCGCGTGCACGTGTTGCAATCGGCGCCGGGCGAGAAGGTCGTTTCGATGCGAGCCTCGGAGCGGAGCCGCATGTTGGCGGTCGGTTACGAATCGGGCCGTTTTCGCGTTTACCAGATGACGACCGAGCTGCTGGTGCTCGATCGCCATTTGCCTGGCGACGTTCCGGTCGTCAGCGCCATGATCACGCCGAAGGATGACGGTCTGTTGGTCGAGTCGACCAAGGGGCTTTATCTCTGGAACTTCGATCCTCGACATCCCGAGATCAGCGTCGCCGCGGCGATCTTGCCGGTCTGGTACGAAGGGTACCCGAAACCGCGGCAGATCTGGCAAAGCTCGTCGGCCGGCGTCGAACCGGAAATGAAGCTCGGCCTGTATCCGCTGATCTCCGGTACGCTCAAGGCGACCTTCTACTCGATGTTGTTCGGTGCGCCGATCGCTTTGTTGGCGGCGATCTATACCAGCGAATTCACTACGTACAAAGTTCGGACGGTCGTCAAACCGACGGTCGAAATGATGGCGAGCCTGCCGAGCGTCGTGCTCGGATTTTTGGCGGCGATCGTTTTCGCTCCGGTGGTCGAATCGTTCTTGCCCTTTTTCCTGACGACGATCGTCGCCGTCCCGCTCACGTTTATCACGGCGGCGATGCTGTGGCAGTTGATGCCGCGGCGAATCGGCTTGATCCTGGAAGAATGGCGACTGTGGTTTATGGTGCCGGCGCTCTTTTTGGGGCTGTTCATTTCTTACCAGTTGGCTCCGTGGGTCGAACATCTCGCGTTCGACGGCAATGTGAAGTCATGGCTCGACGGAAAGGGGAACGGCGTCGTCGGCTGGGTGATGCTGATGATTCCGCTTGCAGGGATGCTCGCCTTCTTCGTGAACGGCGCCTTCATCAATCCCTATCTCCGTATGCACGCCATCAAGTGGACCCGTTCGCAGTTCGCGCTGATGAGCCTCATTAAGTTCGCCGCGCTGGTCCTGCTGGCGTTCCTGTTGGCGTGGGGCGTTTCCTCGCTTCTGTACTGGTTGCCGACCTGGTTCGGCGGTTCGCCGTTTGATCCCCGGGGAACCTTCGTCGACAGCTACGCCCAGCGTAACTCGTTCGTCGTCGGTTTCGTGATGGGATTCGCGGTGATTCCGATCATTTACACGATCGCCGACGATGCATTGGCGACAGTGCCGAAGCATCTTCGTTCCGCTTCGCTCGGCTGCGGCGCCACACCGTGGCAGACGACGGTTCGCGTGGTGATTCCGACCGCCATGAGCGGGCTCTTCTCGGCATTGATGATTGGTCTGGGTCGCGTGGTCGGCGAGACGATGATCGTGCTGATGGCCGGCGGTAATACGCCGGTGACGGATTGGAATATTTTCAGCGGGTTCCGCACGCTCAGTGCGACCATTGCGATCGAACTGCCCGAAGCGGTAGAGAACAGCACCCACTTTCGCATGTTGTTCGCTGCAGCCCTGGTGCTGTTCGTCATCACGTTTTTGATCAATACCGCGGCCGAAATTGTGCGGCTGCGTTTCCGTAAACGAGCTTACCAACTATGACCTCGCCTGCTCAGAACGACGCCGCCGCCGCTCCGCGCGAGAAACGAGGCCACGTTTCCAAACCGGGACTCTCGCTCCTTGCGCAGGGTGAGCCGATGGTCTGGCTGACCGGCGGATCGCTCGCCCTTTGTTTGCTGATGATCTTCGGCCTGTTGTCGCTCGTCATTTACAACGGCATGCGCACCTTCTGGCCAGGGCGGCTCTACCAGGTCGAGACGGTCGACGGAGCGATTTATCTCGGTGAAGCGGCCGGCGTTGAACGCTTCGAGTTGACCGAGCAATTGATCAACTCGTTTCCGTCGGAGCTGAAAAAGGCTCGCGAGAAAGCGCTGGAGAAGTTCGAAGCGGCCGGCAGCGTGCCGGTCGAAGTCGAACGGCGTCAGTATCGTACCGGCAACTTCGACATCATCTCGAACTTCGACCGGGAAGGTACTCACTACCATACCGTGAACGAGTTCGAGCTGGTTCAGCCCGAAGCCGAATTGCCCGAATGGGCGATGGTGATCGAGCGGCTCTCGTGGGGACGTTTCTACGGGATGCCGGTCGAATTCAAACTCGACCATCTGCGACCGATCTCCGCCGACGAAGAGCAGCTGAACGACATCGTCCTGCTGATTCAAAGCAACATGTATCGCATCAGCGACGCCGATCAATCGGCTCAGCTGAAAGAAGCCCTCGCGCCGGTCGAAGCGGAACTGGCCAAAACGCGGGCCGCTAACATCGATGCGTTCATCGCCGAAAACAAATCGCTCGAAGGCGAATTGCGGGCGAAGCTGAAGTCGGGCGAGGAGAAGCCGTTGGCCGACGTCAAATCGGCCGAAGAGAACGTCGTCAGCGTCGTTCAAGCGTCGGTCGGTCCGGAACAAGCGTGGGACAAATACAACGAGTTCCATGACGAAGTGATCAGCCGTTCGCATCGTCGCAAAGAGATCGAAGAGTTCGAAGTCGGCGAGGTTAACAGCGAAGAAGAAAACGCCCGGTTGTCGCTGCGGGACGAAGAAATCAACCACCCCGGCGTCTTCGTCGTCGAATTGGCGAACGAACTGGCGCGTCTGCAAGGTCAGGTCGCGACGCTCGACGAGATCGGTGAAAAGAACCAGGCTACCCTCAAGCAGATCGAAAAGCGAAGCGGCGCTGATTCGCCGCTCGCCAAGTTCTCCCAGGAGATCGTCAAGGGGCTCGCGACCGATCTGGCCGATCAGCAGTCGCAGCCCAAGAAGCGCATCGCGGAAATCAAGGAATTGATCGCGGGCATGCCGCCGTCGACGCAAGGGGCGGTCGACAACTTCCTGAAGATTCGAGAAGAGTCGACGCAGCGGACCGTCGCGCTGCAGCAGAAGATCAATCAACTGAATGAAGAGAACGCTCGCTACGTCCTGCACATGCAGACGGCGCAGAAGATCGACAAGGATATCCCGCTGTCGGAAATCGTCCTCGCCTTTCCCGCCAACCGGTTGAGTCTGGCGGGTCAGCTCGGCGTTTACATGTCGCGCTGGGGCGAGTTTCTGATGGACGATCCCCGCGAAGCGAACTCCGAAGGGGGCGTCTTCCCGGCGATTTGGGGAACGGTTGCGATGACGATGATCATGTCGGTCATTGTGGTGCCGTTCGGCGTGCTGGCCGCTCTCTATCTCCGCGAATTCGCCAAGCCCGGCCCGATCGTCAGCGCCATTCGCATCAGCATCAACAACCTGGCCGGCGTGCCGAGCATCGTCTTCGGCGTGTTTGGCTTCGCCTTTTTGATCGGCAACGTCGGACGCTTTATTGACGGCGGTCCGCGGAACGCCGACTTGCCGGTGATGTCGTCCAACCGTTGGTATTTGTTGCTGATGGTCTTGGCGGCGACGGCGTGCGGCGCGTTCATGATGTCGATGTACGCGGTCAGCAATCGTCGGCAATTGACCGGCGGTCGAAACCTCTGGCTCGGCAAGTTCGCGCTGCTCCTCTGGATCGTGGCGACCGGCGCGTTCGTAACCGCGCTGGCGACGACTCCGGAGTTCAACGGCTTCTTCACGTCGCATCTTCCGAACCCGGTGTTCGGTAAAGGGTGTTTGGCGTGGGCCAGCATTACGCTCGCTTTGTTGACGCTGCCGGTCGTGATCGTTGCGACGGAAGAGGCTCTTGCTGCGGTTCCCAACTCGTTGCGTGAAGGGTCGTACGGCTGCGGCGCCAGCAAGTGGCAAACCATTTGGCGCATCGTCCTGCCGCACGCTCTGCCGGGGATCATGACCGGCATGATTCTGGCGATGGCGCGCGGCGCCGGCGAAGTCGCTCCGTTGATGCTGGTCGGCGTGTTGAAACTGGCGCCGGAACTGCCGATCGACTTTTCGCCGCCGTTTTTGCACTTCGATCGCAGCTTTATGCATCTGGGTTTTCATATTTACGACCTTGGTTTTCAAAGTCAGAACAGCGAAGCGGCCAAGCCGATGGTTTACACCACCACTTTGCTGCTGATCGCCGTCATCGCAATGTTGAACTTGTCGGCGATCTGGCTTCGCGCTCGTCTACGACGACGATTCCAACCGGGACAGTTTTAGTGATCCGAGCGGAGATCTAGCGGTACAATGACGACGCAACGCGAAATTGAGAAGATTCCTCAAACGAGAAACAGCGTGAACGAGATTACCTCTCCACAGCAGCCCGCCGAAGGGAAACAGAACCGGTTGGAATTGATCGCCCAGGGGCATCATTTCGACTCGGTCATCCACGACGCGGTCAAACGCGAAGAGTGCGTGCTTGAGATCAAAGACTTCAATCTGTGGTACGGCGAGAAGCAAGCGCTGTTTAACGTCAACATGCCGGTTCCCAAGGGACAGGTCACCGCGCTCGTCGGTCCGTCCGGTTGCGGCAAGTCGACGCTGCTCCGCTGCGTGAACCGGATGAACGACCTGATCGACACGGTTCGCATCCAGGGAGACATCGTGCTGAACGGCGATTCGATCTGCGACGCCGGCGTCGACGTGATCGAACTTCGCAAGCGGATGGGGATGGTGTTTCAAAAGCCGAATCCTTTTCCGATGAGCATCTTTGAAAACGTCGTCTATCCGCTCCGGATTGACGGCGAACGGAATCGCGGCGTTTTGGAAGGGGTTTGCGAACATAGCCTCAAAGGCGCCGCCATCTGGGATGAAGTGAAAGATCGTCTGCATGAGAGCGGGCTCAGCCTCTCCGGCGGTCAGCAGCAACGTTTGTGCATCGCGCGGGCGATCGCCAGCGAACCGGAAGTGCTGCTGCTCGACGAACCGTGCTCGGCTCTCGACCCGATCGCAACCAGCAAGATCGAAGACCTGATCCGCGAACTTCGGGGCGAGTACTCGATCTTGATCGTCACCCACAACATGCAACAAGCGTCGCGCATCAGCGACTACACCGCGTTCATGTACTTGGGGCGTCTGGTCGAATTTGGACCGACCGTCGACATCTTCACCAATCCGAAATTGACCGAAACGAACGCTTACGTGACCGGACGGTTCGGCTAGTCGAACCTCCGGCGGTACTCTTATTCGTCTGCTAACGCGCCATCATCAGGGGAAAGTGATGTCTCGAATCGTTGGAACTTTGGTTTGTTTCACGCTGATCGCCGTCGCCGGCTATCCGGCTATCGCCGACGAGCGCCGTTCGGAGCAGCACGCTAAATTCGCCGCCGACTTCTGGAACTACCTGGATGGGAAGTTCGACAAGTGGGAAGCGATTGGGGAACTCCCGAGTTCGGTTCCCGCTCCGCACGTTTCCGGCGAGTCGAAAACGTACGCCAATCCGGCCGCTTTGAAGAACCTCAAAGACCCGGGCTATGGTTCGATCTTCGTCGTCGAGCACCTGCAGGATGGCAAGTCGATCGGTTTGACCGCCTGCTTCCGCGCCAAAGCGGGTATCGACGTGAAGCAGAACGACTGGTACTGGCTCTACTATCTGCCGGCCGGCGAAGCGGTGAAGACTTCGGCCGACAAAGCCGCGTTCGACAAGCCGGGCTTCGTCACCTTTGAAGACGACGGCCGCTTGTGGGTCTTTAACCTGAACAATCCGAACCTGGCTGACTTCCTGAGCGTTGGCGAGTTGACCAAGCAGGTGATTCGTCCCGGCGTTGGTCCGTCGGCGATGACGCTGAAGTCGGATGAAATGGAAACGATTCTCGGTTACCTCGCCGCCAAGCCGGGCTTTGTGACGGCGATCGAAGATGGCCGCGTGTGGGTCTTGAAGGAAGGTAGCGACGCGGCGAAGGAGTTCCTCGCCTCGGGCGAACCGGCCAAGCAAGTGATCCGCCCCGGCGTTGGTCCGCTCGGCACGACGCTGAAGTCGGACGACGCCGCTACGATCGCCGCCTACCGTTACGCGAAGCCGGGCTTCCAAGCGGCGGTTGACGGCGACGGTCGCGTCTGGGTCTTTCCGGCCGACAGCGACGCGTGGAAGGAATATGTCGCCAGCGGCGAACCGGCCGCGCACGTCACCAAGATCGGCGTCGGCCCGAATCGCGAAACGCTTAAGACGCGCGACGCCGGCGTGATCGAAGCTTACCTCGTCGCGCAGCCGGGCTACGTGACCAAAATCATTGATGGCCGTCTGTGGGTGGTGCGGGTCGACTCGGCCGACCTGAAGGAATTCGCCGCCAGCCACGATTTGGCCAAGCATGTCACCAAGATCGGCGCCGGCCCGCTGGGGATGACGATCAAAAGTCCCGATAGCGAGACGATCGACTCGTACATGCGAAACTTCCGCTAATTTGCGGAAGTCCAGGGCGGATGCGTTTTCAACGCAAACAAGGATTGAAATGGTATGACGGTTCATTTTGAAAAACAACTCGATCAGCTTCGGCGGCAACTGGTGACGCTCGGCGCGATGGTCGAAGAGCACGTCAGGTTGGCGATTCGCGCCGCGGAAGAGCAGGATCGCGCGCTCGCCCAAGAGGCGATCGATCGTGACGATGAGGTCGACGCCTTGCAAATGGAGATCTCGGAAGAGTCGCTCCACCTAGTGGCGTTGTTTCAGCCGGTCGCTTCCGACCTGCGGTTTGTGATCTCGGTTCAAACGGTTATCAACGAGTTGGAGCGGATCGGCGACCACGCTCACGACATCGGCCAAGGGGTGTTGCGTCTGATCGACTCTGGCGCTCACTTCGACTTGCCGCCGCTGTTGCAAACCTCGAAGGAAGCGTCGATCGAGATGCTGCGGCAAAGTCTCGATGCGCTGTTGGATCGCGATGCGGCGAAGGCCCGCGACGTGATCCTCGCCGACGACACGGTCGATCAGTCGCATCGCGGCATGTATGACTGGTTCAAGAACGGCGTTCGCCAGCGTCCGGACGATCTCGACTGGATGATGGAGATGCTGACGATTTCGCGGCATGTCGAACGGATCGCCGATCATGCGACCAACATCGCAGAAACGGTGGTCTACCTGGTCGAAGGCGAACTCGTTCGCCGCGGCGGCGACCGGGCGCCGTAGTCGTCCCACAGCGTTTTGGCGTTTTCGTTTCTGGTCCCCATCGTAGCGTCCCGCGATGAACAACCGGCTTGTGCTCATTATCGGCCGTCAGGGCAGGCTCAGCTCCGCCTTGGCTGATAACCTGCGACAATCAGGTTGTGAGGTGCGCACTGCAATTGATTCGGACGATGGCCTGGAGCAGGCGATCGCCCATTCGCCCGACATCGTCCTGGTTGGGCATCACTCGCCCGAGTCGTTCGATATGTGTCGCCGCATCAGCAGTCGGATGCGGCCCGAGCAGCTCCCTGCGTTTCTGGTGACGCCGGGCGTTGGGACCAGCGAAGCCGAAGAGGGAGAGCCGGAGTCGATCGATTCGTTGTTGGCCGAGACCCTGGCGCTCGACTTGCTCGCTCAAGGCGTGAAGACGCTGCTGAGTCGCGCTCGTCAGGCAGGACAAGACGACGTCGTCCTCGAACATCATGGGCTCCGTCTTGATCGCACGCGCTACGTGGCTGAACTCAAAGGGGAGTCGATCGGCGCGACGCCGACCGAGTTTCGGTTGCTCTGGACGTTGATGGCGAAGCCGGGACATGTCTTTTCGCGGCACGACTTGTTTGAGGCGTGTCACGCCGAGCATGAAGGTGAGCCTTCGGCCCAGTCGCGAGCGATCGACGTTCATGTAAAGACGATCCGCCGGAAGTTGGCGGAACAAGCAAACCTTATAGAGACCATTCGAGGGGTAGGCTACCGATTTCGGGAGCCGGTTTGGGGCGTTTCTCCATTCGAGTAGGGTTTTTGTCGTCGTAAGTGACGATATATCTAGTGTTTGCGTTTTGTCATGAGTTAATGAAGAGTTCGTCCTTAGCTCTTTAAATTACCCAACCCGGAACTTCAACTGGGTGGCTGGCCCTTTCTCCAAATGGGTAGGTTGCGTCCGGTCTTAACTTAGCGACAATAAGTTCCTGCGATCTTTCCCAGCTTCGCGGACGAGGGATCAAAGGACTCCGAGTCTTAGAAGGAACGACGCCGCTAGCTCTGCTATCATACCGGTAGCGACTGACGGTGATACTGGCGTCAACGAAGACGCCAGCGTGTGTGAAACGGATTTCCACTGCCGCGGATTTTACGCTTCGCCACGACGGTATCAGGAGGGACGAAGTTTGACATGGTAGTTTGGAAATTGGCTGGTATGACTTTAGCCCAAAAACGAGATGAGCTTCGCCAGGAACAAGGGACTCGATTTGTCGAGCCCGAAGAATTCTGCGAACTCGCGGTGTCGAGCCGCAAACTAGTACGCAGCGACGTGAGCGCCGCTTCGGTCAAAGGGCTCTATAGCCCGGACGACGACTTGTACTACTTCGTCGAGGAAGAACGCCTCGACAACTTCCGAACCGCACGGGTGCTTGATAGCCAACCGCTGCAGATCGCCTAACGGCAATCTGCTATCGGCCAACGCTAATTCGCCCGTCGCACCGCTTTCGTCAAAGAAAGCGAACACCCCTACGTTCTCATCCTAAAAAACTGCAAAGCCGCATCGGACCCCAATTTCCGAGGCGGCTTTTCCTTTGCGCTCTCGGCGCTGTTTCGGAAGAATAGAACGCGGAAGCCACGGTGAAGAGCACGGAAGCCACGGTAGGAGTTTTTCCTTCCATAAGCCGCTGTAGATGTAAATTGCCAAAGAACTGCCGGACTGGACCGCAGCGCACATTTTTTTCGTAGGGTGCGTCTGGACGCGCCACGGACCTGCCGCGGCGGTTGGGCCCTGTTCTAGGGTGTCGCCGCACACAACTCATCCGTTCGCCGACTGGACTGGACCGCGAACGACATTTTTTTGCGTCACCTTACCCATCCGCCCCGTCAGGCAAAATGGAGAACCCGCCGGCTCCATTTCGCTCACTGGACTGGACCGCAGCGCGTTTTTTTGCTCCTGGGAGTGGACTGGACCGCGATGTTTTTTTCTTGGGCCTACGAGTTCCTCCAGCGTTCGTTTGGGGCCTTTGACCGATCAGCGCGCAGGTGGAGCGCCAACGCGAGCTCCCTCGCGAAT is part of the Blastopirellula sediminis genome and harbors:
- a CDS encoding winged helix-turn-helix transcriptional regulator; this translates as MRTAIDSDDGLEQAIAHSPDIVLVGHHSPESFDMCRRISSRMRPEQLPAFLVTPGVGTSEAEEGEPESIDSLLAETLALDLLAQGVKTLLSRARQAGQDDVVLEHHGLRLDRTRYVAELKGESIGATPTEFRLLWTLMAKPGHVFSRHDLFEACHAEHEGEPSAQSRAIDVHVKTIRRKLAEQANLIETIRGVGYRFREPVWGVSPFE
- the phoU gene encoding phosphate signaling complex protein PhoU — protein: MTVHFEKQLDQLRRQLVTLGAMVEEHVRLAIRAAEEQDRALAQEAIDRDDEVDALQMEISEESLHLVALFQPVASDLRFVISVQTVINELERIGDHAHDIGQGVLRLIDSGAHFDLPPLLQTSKEASIEMLRQSLDALLDRDAAKARDVILADDTVDQSHRGMYDWFKNGVRQRPDDLDWMMEMLTISRHVERIADHATNIAETVVYLVEGELVRRGGDRAP
- a CDS encoding ABC transporter permease subunit is translated as MSQDEKSFSGRRRRMKTRWTVAAADVLSEFVITVGGIGTIVAVMAVFVVLVARVAPLGLPASITGEVSRETHWGSAKPVHLAVDEYRTIGWVLFDDGRLESFRVDNGEKLGETRLFQDKKLSAISTSVGRGGLLLGFLDGTIQFADVHFKTSFIDAVNAPEEFHGMKPGELATYKPSDDETGVIELTSQGQYRLQVLESSAMEPLKVSDKAILMLDHVPEAASGGNSVSVSKDDRKYVSYSADGKLRYGLVLEEEDFLSGDITLKNDMIELDIAEIQGERPQFLLQTARGNDILLAWKSGQMVRFVRENGENGFRLAPAEKIDLLPDTDAELTVCDFILGRETVFVGDSDGGASGWFLVRAAETDDPEIQARKTSDGFTLARVHVLQSAPGEKVVSMRASERSRMLAVGYESGRFRVYQMTTELLVLDRHLPGDVPVVSAMITPKDDGLLVESTKGLYLWNFDPRHPEISVAAAILPVWYEGYPKPRQIWQSSSAGVEPEMKLGLYPLISGTLKATFYSMLFGAPIALLAAIYTSEFTTYKVRTVVKPTVEMMASLPSVVLGFLAAIVFAPVVESFLPFFLTTIVAVPLTFITAAMLWQLMPRRIGLILEEWRLWFMVPALFLGLFISYQLAPWVEHLAFDGNVKSWLDGKGNGVVGWVMLMIPLAGMLAFFVNGAFINPYLRMHAIKWTRSQFALMSLIKFAALVLLAFLLAWGVSSLLYWLPTWFGGSPFDPRGTFVDSYAQRNSFVVGFVMGFAVIPIIYTIADDALATVPKHLRSASLGCGATPWQTTVRVVIPTAMSGLFSALMIGLGRVVGETMIVLMAGGNTPVTDWNIFSGFRTLSATIAIELPEAVENSTHFRMLFAAALVLFVITFLINTAAEIVRLRFRKRAYQL
- a CDS encoding PstS family phosphate ABC transporter substrate-binding protein; the encoded protein is MNRCRNIFMVAALAVAAPLAASAQVQVDSALPSYKPVQGVNGNISSMGSDTMNNLMTLWAEGFQKFYPGVTIEIEGKGSSTAPAALTKGTATFGPMSRPMKESEIDAFEKAYGYKPTQLGTSIDMLAVFVHKDNPVKGLSLEQLDSIFSSTRKGGAKDDVTTWGQLGLEGAWASRAISLYGRNSASGTYGYFKEKALFDGDYKSSVKEQPGSSAVIQGVANDVAAIGYSGIGYKTAAVRVVPLSKTGDKFVEPSLETVSSYPLSRFLYLSVNRKPNEQLDPLRLEFIKYVFSKEGQEAVVKDGYLPLTAKQAQRQLDMILKN
- the pstB gene encoding phosphate ABC transporter ATP-binding protein PstB, which gives rise to MNEITSPQQPAEGKQNRLELIAQGHHFDSVIHDAVKREECVLEIKDFNLWYGEKQALFNVNMPVPKGQVTALVGPSGCGKSTLLRCVNRMNDLIDTVRIQGDIVLNGDSICDAGVDVIELRKRMGMVFQKPNPFPMSIFENVVYPLRIDGERNRGVLEGVCEHSLKGAAIWDEVKDRLHESGLSLSGGQQQRLCIARAIASEPEVLLLDEPCSALDPIATSKIEDLIRELRGEYSILIVTHNMQQASRISDYTAFMYLGRLVEFGPTVDIFTNPKLTETNAYVTGRFG
- a CDS encoding phosphate ABC transporter permease PstA; this encodes MTSPAQNDAAAAPREKRGHVSKPGLSLLAQGEPMVWLTGGSLALCLLMIFGLLSLVIYNGMRTFWPGRLYQVETVDGAIYLGEAAGVERFELTEQLINSFPSELKKAREKALEKFEAAGSVPVEVERRQYRTGNFDIISNFDREGTHYHTVNEFELVQPEAELPEWAMVIERLSWGRFYGMPVEFKLDHLRPISADEEQLNDIVLLIQSNMYRISDADQSAQLKEALAPVEAELAKTRAANIDAFIAENKSLEGELRAKLKSGEEKPLADVKSAEENVVSVVQASVGPEQAWDKYNEFHDEVISRSHRRKEIEEFEVGEVNSEEENARLSLRDEEINHPGVFVVELANELARLQGQVATLDEIGEKNQATLKQIEKRSGADSPLAKFSQEIVKGLATDLADQQSQPKKRIAEIKELIAGMPPSTQGAVDNFLKIREESTQRTVALQQKINQLNEENARYVLHMQTAQKIDKDIPLSEIVLAFPANRLSLAGQLGVYMSRWGEFLMDDPREANSEGGVFPAIWGTVAMTMIMSVIVVPFGVLAALYLREFAKPGPIVSAIRISINNLAGVPSIVFGVFGFAFLIGNVGRFIDGGPRNADLPVMSSNRWYLLLMVLAATACGAFMMSMYAVSNRRQLTGGRNLWLGKFALLLWIVATGAFVTALATTPEFNGFFTSHLPNPVFGKGCLAWASITLALLTLPVVIVATEEALAAVPNSLREGSYGCGASKWQTIWRIVLPHALPGIMTGMILAMARGAGEVAPLMLVGVLKLAPELPIDFSPPFLHFDRSFMHLGFHIYDLGFQSQNSEAAKPMVYTTTLLLIAVIAMLNLSAIWLRARLRRRFQPGQF